In Humulus lupulus chromosome 7, drHumLupu1.1, whole genome shotgun sequence, the following are encoded in one genomic region:
- the LOC133791125 gene encoding uncharacterized protein LOC133791125 isoform X1, whose protein sequence is MDMCGLASPPLTPDRTTLCFFNGFCQISHRFSLSYLRNPAISSLPTCRHSSIGGLNVFLSAGLSSTPGFWDLKRRRRRGWCVARASRRESPYEVLGVSPSASSDEIKRAYRKLALKFHPDVNKEANAQERFMRIKHAYNTLLSSESRRKYDYGNRDSGFSYSSAQRSRVSQDEEEFYGFGNFLRDVQISIEDLFKDLQEEFKNWEATAAKGKPKSLWEELAEIGEEFVEFLEKELNISDDEAESDNYNGGSQKGNHSRSSGKEKMEGDIRNEAGKGSSIEDNIDEIEATLAQLKKELGL, encoded by the exons ATGGACATGTGTGGGTTGGCTTCGCCGCCTCTAACGCCGGACCGTACAACCCTCTGTTTTTTCAACGGGTTCTGTCAAATTTCTCATCGATTTTCCTTGTCTTACTTGCGAAATCCTGCGATATCTTCATTGCCCACTTGCAGACACAGCTCAATTGGTGGCCTGAACGTGTTTTTATCAGCTGGTTTGTCCTCCACACCGGGTTTCTGGGATTtgaaaaggagaaggagaaggggATGGTGCGTTGCAAGAGCGAGTCGTAGAGAATCTCCTTATGAAGTTTTAGGTGTGTCCCCATCTGCGTCTAGCGATGAAATCAAAAGGGCTTATCGGAAACTAGCTCTCAAGTTTCATCCTGATGTGAATAAGGAG GCTAATGCGCAGGAGAGATTCATGAGAATTAAACACGCCTACAACACATTGCTGAGCTCAGAATCACGTAGGAAATATGATTATGGGAACCGTGATTCTGGGTTTTCCTATTCTTCAGCTCAAAGAAGTAGAGTTTCACAAGATGAAGAAGAGTTCTATGGCTTTG GTAATTTTTTGAGAGATGTTCAAATATCAATAG AGGATTTATTCAAAGATCTTCAAGAAGAATTCAAGAACTGGGAAGCTACTGCCGCAAAAGGAAAGCCAAAGAGTCTTTGGGAGGAATTAGCG GAAATTGGAGAAGAATTTGTAGAATTTCTTGAGAAGGAACTCAACATATCGGACGATGAGGCCGAAAGTGATAACTACAATGGAGGGTCTCAGAAAGGCAACCATTCCAGAAGTTCTGGGAAAGAGAAAATGGAAGGTGACATTCGAAATGAGGCAGGAAAAGGGAGCAGCATTGAGGACAACATTGATGAGATAGAAGCTACCCTTGCCCAGTTAAAAAAAGAATTGGGTTTGTAG
- the LOC133791125 gene encoding uncharacterized protein LOC133791125 isoform X2 gives MDMCGLASPPLTPDRTTLCFFNGFCQISHRFSLSYLRNPAISSLPTCRHSSIGGLNVFLSAGLSSTPGFWDLKRRRRRGWCVARASRRESPYEVLGVSPSASSDEIKRAYRKLALKFHPDVNKEANAQERFMRIKHAYNTLLSSESRRKYDYGNRDSGFSYSSAQRSRVSQDEEEFYGFEDLFKDLQEEFKNWEATAAKGKPKSLWEELAEIGEEFVEFLEKELNISDDEAESDNYNGGSQKGNHSRSSGKEKMEGDIRNEAGKGSSIEDNIDEIEATLAQLKKELGL, from the exons ATGGACATGTGTGGGTTGGCTTCGCCGCCTCTAACGCCGGACCGTACAACCCTCTGTTTTTTCAACGGGTTCTGTCAAATTTCTCATCGATTTTCCTTGTCTTACTTGCGAAATCCTGCGATATCTTCATTGCCCACTTGCAGACACAGCTCAATTGGTGGCCTGAACGTGTTTTTATCAGCTGGTTTGTCCTCCACACCGGGTTTCTGGGATTtgaaaaggagaaggagaaggggATGGTGCGTTGCAAGAGCGAGTCGTAGAGAATCTCCTTATGAAGTTTTAGGTGTGTCCCCATCTGCGTCTAGCGATGAAATCAAAAGGGCTTATCGGAAACTAGCTCTCAAGTTTCATCCTGATGTGAATAAGGAG GCTAATGCGCAGGAGAGATTCATGAGAATTAAACACGCCTACAACACATTGCTGAGCTCAGAATCACGTAGGAAATATGATTATGGGAACCGTGATTCTGGGTTTTCCTATTCTTCAGCTCAAAGAAGTAGAGTTTCACAAGATGAAGAAGAGTTCTATGGCTTTG AGGATTTATTCAAAGATCTTCAAGAAGAATTCAAGAACTGGGAAGCTACTGCCGCAAAAGGAAAGCCAAAGAGTCTTTGGGAGGAATTAGCG GAAATTGGAGAAGAATTTGTAGAATTTCTTGAGAAGGAACTCAACATATCGGACGATGAGGCCGAAAGTGATAACTACAATGGAGGGTCTCAGAAAGGCAACCATTCCAGAAGTTCTGGGAAAGAGAAAATGGAAGGTGACATTCGAAATGAGGCAGGAAAAGGGAGCAGCATTGAGGACAACATTGATGAGATAGAAGCTACCCTTGCCCAGTTAAAAAAAGAATTGGGTTTGTAG